A single genomic interval of Mycolicibacterium holsaticum DSM 44478 = JCM 12374 harbors:
- a CDS encoding acyl-CoA synthetase — protein sequence MSPDRDSHRETVRMSPDWHAARTPEVPAIVMGHSGETVTYGQLEERSRRFAAGLRDRGLQVGDHVALLMGNERAFLEVAWAAQRAGLYYTAINSHLRSGEVQYVLDDCHAAALVSSAELTAVVAGLDVSRIPVRVSVRGDLPGFERYDDILAAVPSGPIEGECEGREMLYSSGTTGFPKGIRKPLPGDVFGDPASVPAQIALGMTEGGGTGTVYLCPAPLYHSAPLVGSMSWHRVGATVVLMEKFDPRKCLELIERYRITDAQFVPTMFIRMLRLPDAVRMSYDVSSLRRVLHTGAPCPVTVKRQMLDWWGAIIDEYYSGTEDLGATYISAQEWLNHPGSVGRPIDECHIVGPDGEELGPRDVGVVYFAGGRPFEYHNDSLKTESVVNAKGWRTLGDMGFLDEEGFLYLTDRQAHMIISGGVNIYPQEAENVLAGHPAVADVAVIGVPDEEMGEAVVALVDVTDSSRRGPALESELIEYCRSALATYKCPRAVDFVDDLPRDPNGKLYKRLLRDKYWAGHTSRVI from the coding sequence ATGAGTCCGGACCGCGATTCTCATCGAGAGACGGTGCGGATGTCACCGGACTGGCATGCGGCCCGTACTCCGGAGGTGCCTGCGATCGTCATGGGGCACAGCGGTGAAACGGTGACTTACGGGCAGCTGGAAGAGCGGTCGAGACGGTTTGCGGCCGGTCTGCGTGACCGGGGCCTCCAGGTCGGCGACCACGTGGCCCTGCTGATGGGCAACGAACGCGCATTCCTCGAGGTGGCGTGGGCGGCGCAGCGCGCCGGCCTGTACTACACCGCGATCAACAGCCATCTGCGCTCCGGCGAGGTGCAGTATGTGCTGGACGACTGTCACGCCGCCGCGCTGGTGTCCAGTGCCGAGTTGACCGCGGTGGTGGCGGGACTCGACGTGTCGAGGATTCCGGTGCGGGTTTCGGTTCGTGGTGATCTCCCTGGCTTCGAGCGCTACGACGATATCCTCGCCGCGGTCCCTTCCGGCCCGATCGAAGGGGAGTGTGAAGGCCGCGAGATGCTGTACTCGTCCGGCACGACAGGCTTCCCGAAGGGGATACGTAAACCGCTACCCGGCGATGTGTTCGGGGATCCGGCATCGGTGCCCGCACAGATCGCCCTTGGCATGACCGAAGGCGGCGGTACCGGCACGGTCTACTTGTGCCCGGCTCCGTTGTATCACTCCGCTCCGCTCGTCGGCTCCATGTCCTGGCATCGCGTCGGCGCGACGGTGGTATTGATGGAGAAGTTCGATCCTAGAAAGTGCCTCGAGCTCATCGAGAGGTACCGGATTACCGACGCGCAGTTCGTCCCGACGATGTTCATCCGCATGCTTCGACTACCAGACGCGGTCCGCATGAGTTACGACGTGTCCAGCCTGCGCCGGGTGCTGCACACCGGCGCGCCTTGCCCGGTCACGGTCAAACGACAGATGCTCGATTGGTGGGGCGCGATCATCGACGAGTATTACTCGGGCACCGAGGATCTCGGCGCGACGTACATCTCGGCGCAGGAGTGGCTGAACCATCCAGGCTCGGTGGGTCGACCCATCGACGAATGCCACATCGTCGGTCCGGACGGCGAGGAGCTAGGCCCTCGAGACGTGGGGGTGGTCTACTTCGCAGGCGGCAGGCCGTTCGAGTATCACAATGACAGCCTCAAGACTGAGTCAGTGGTCAACGCCAAGGGCTGGCGAACCTTGGGTGATATGGGCTTCCTCGATGAGGAGGGGTTTCTGTACCTGACGGACCGCCAGGCGCACATGATCATCTCCGGCGGCGTCAACATCTACCCGCAAGAGGCCGAGAATGTGCTTGCCGGTCACCCGGCAGTGGCAGACGTCGCCGTCATCGGTGTACCCGACGAGGAGATGGGTGAGGCGGTGGTAGCGCTTGTCGATGTGACCGACAGTTCGCGACGGGGGCCGGCATTGGAGTCGGAGCTCATCGAGTATTGCCGCTCGGCCCTGGCTACCTACAAGTGCCCTCGGGCCGTCGACTTCGTCGATGACCTGCCGCGTGACCCCAACGGCAAGCTCTACAAAAGGCTGTTGCGCGACAAGTATTGGGCAGGCCACACGTCACGCGTGATCTGA
- a CDS encoding cytochrome P450, giving the protein MTLEDVAREDTRKQPRIEFDRHSPEFRERFREIAQTMHEKCPVAWNDTYGGYWVAGGSDAVFELARCPHIVNEHDIDGTRRGYKGISIPTPDEAAGVRGGFLEMDGDEHRTYRTVINPYLSPAAVKRWLPFIDEVVRACLDEKIEGGEIDFVDDLANVVPAVITLAMVGIPIQKWALYSEPVHAFVYTKPDSPDRPRVMEKYVAMGMDLINNLAEIRENPRPGLIEALARTRIDGEVPPDMELLGVLNLLIGGGFDTTTALTAHSLEWLSENPSERARLIRDRDALLDGATEEFLRFYTPAPGDGRTMDTDIELMGVDFKEGDRVYISWAFANRDPILFEQPDRIILDRKQNRHFAFGLGAHRCIGSNLARVVFKSMLAGVLERMPDYRCDPEHTVHYETIGVIQGMRKLPATFTPAPRVGAGLDDTLDRLQRICEEQGLARPITEFKGEARIT; this is encoded by the coding sequence GTGACACTGGAAGATGTTGCGCGAGAAGACACTCGCAAACAGCCGCGGATCGAGTTCGACCGGCACAGCCCCGAATTCCGGGAGCGGTTTCGGGAAATCGCCCAGACGATGCACGAAAAGTGCCCGGTCGCATGGAACGATACCTACGGCGGCTATTGGGTAGCGGGCGGCAGTGATGCGGTATTCGAACTCGCGCGTTGCCCCCACATCGTCAACGAGCATGACATCGACGGCACGAGACGCGGATACAAGGGCATCTCAATTCCGACGCCGGACGAAGCGGCAGGCGTCCGTGGCGGCTTTCTCGAAATGGACGGTGACGAACACCGTACCTACCGCACCGTCATCAATCCCTACCTGTCGCCGGCGGCCGTGAAACGATGGCTGCCGTTCATCGACGAGGTTGTGCGCGCGTGCCTGGACGAGAAGATCGAGGGTGGCGAGATTGACTTCGTGGATGACCTCGCGAACGTGGTGCCCGCCGTGATCACGCTTGCCATGGTGGGTATCCCGATTCAGAAGTGGGCCCTGTACAGCGAACCCGTGCACGCGTTCGTGTACACGAAGCCCGATTCGCCGGATCGTCCACGTGTCATGGAAAAGTACGTGGCAATGGGGATGGACCTGATCAACAACCTGGCCGAGATCCGCGAGAATCCCCGGCCCGGCCTCATCGAGGCGCTGGCCCGAACCCGGATCGATGGCGAGGTACCGCCCGACATGGAACTGTTGGGAGTATTGAACCTGCTGATCGGCGGCGGCTTCGACACCACGACAGCCTTGACTGCGCATTCACTGGAATGGCTTTCAGAGAATCCGTCCGAGCGCGCCAGACTCATACGCGATCGCGACGCGTTGTTGGACGGCGCTACCGAAGAATTCCTTCGGTTCTACACACCGGCGCCCGGCGACGGTCGCACCATGGACACCGATATCGAGTTGATGGGTGTCGACTTCAAGGAGGGCGACCGCGTCTACATCTCCTGGGCATTTGCCAACCGCGATCCCATCCTGTTCGAGCAGCCGGACCGAATCATCCTGGATCGCAAGCAGAACCGCCACTTCGCGTTCGGTCTCGGCGCGCACCGGTGCATCGGGTCTAACCTCGCACGGGTCGTTTTCAAGTCGATGCTCGCCGGTGTGCTGGAACGGATGCCCGACTACCGTTGCGACCCCGAGCACACAGTCCATTACGAGACTATCGGCGTAATCCAGGGAATGCGGAAGTTACCTGCGACATTCACGCCCGCGCCAAGAGTGGGTGCGGGGCTGGACGACACGCTCGACCGGTTGCAGCGCATCTGTGAGGAACAAGGGCTGGCCCGTCCCATCACCGAGTTCAAAGGCGAAGCCCGGATAACCTGA
- a CDS encoding acyl-CoA dehydrogenase family protein, protein MAWDFRTDPEYQDLLDWADDFVRDEVEPLDLVWPGEEFVPLTDARRKAIDPLKAQVRSKGLWATHLGPELGGQGYGQLKLALLNEILGRSLWAPIVFGCQAPDTGNAEIIAHYGTEDQKQRYLQPLLDGEMFSSYSMTEPQAGADPTRFRTEAQLDGQDWVINGWKYFSSNAKTSSFLIVMVVTNPDVSPYQGMSMFLVPTDTPGVRMKRNVGLYGEPVNEGSHALIHYDNVRVPPEALLGGEGQAFAIAQTRLGGGRIHHAMRTIGLARQALDMMCERALSRETAGTQLSDKQFVQGFIADSYAQLMQFRLFVLYTAWEIDEYNDYKKVRKDIAAVKATMPGVLHDIAWRAMQVHGALGVSNEMPLFRMIHGAAAMGLVDGPTEVHKTTVARQVLRDHAPSEGMWPSEWIPAKLDAARKKLAEYLELEIGNA, encoded by the coding sequence ATGGCGTGGGACTTCAGGACAGACCCCGAATACCAGGACCTGTTGGATTGGGCAGATGACTTCGTTCGTGACGAAGTGGAGCCGCTGGACCTGGTGTGGCCCGGCGAAGAATTCGTCCCACTCACTGACGCCCGGCGCAAGGCGATCGACCCTCTCAAGGCACAGGTACGAAGCAAAGGGCTGTGGGCAACCCACCTCGGTCCCGAACTGGGCGGGCAAGGGTACGGCCAACTCAAGCTGGCCTTGCTGAACGAAATCCTCGGTCGCTCCTTGTGGGCCCCCATCGTGTTTGGGTGCCAAGCACCTGACACCGGGAACGCCGAGATCATCGCGCACTACGGCACCGAAGATCAGAAGCAACGTTATCTGCAGCCCCTGCTGGACGGGGAGATGTTCTCGAGCTACTCGATGACCGAGCCCCAGGCCGGCGCGGATCCCACTCGCTTCCGGACGGAGGCACAGCTCGACGGGCAGGACTGGGTGATCAACGGCTGGAAGTACTTCTCCTCCAATGCCAAGACCTCATCGTTCCTCATCGTCATGGTGGTGACGAATCCGGACGTCAGTCCGTATCAAGGTATGTCGATGTTCCTCGTCCCCACCGACACTCCTGGAGTGAGGATGAAACGCAACGTCGGCCTCTACGGTGAGCCCGTGAACGAGGGCTCGCACGCCCTAATCCACTACGACAACGTCCGGGTACCGCCCGAAGCATTGCTCGGGGGCGAGGGACAAGCCTTTGCGATCGCCCAAACGCGTCTCGGCGGTGGACGAATTCACCACGCCATGCGGACTATCGGGCTGGCGCGTCAGGCACTCGACATGATGTGCGAGCGCGCGCTCAGCCGGGAGACCGCGGGAACACAACTGTCCGACAAGCAGTTCGTCCAAGGGTTCATCGCCGACTCGTATGCCCAGCTGATGCAGTTCCGCCTATTCGTGCTCTACACGGCCTGGGAAATCGACGAGTACAACGACTACAAGAAGGTCCGAAAGGACATCGCCGCGGTGAAGGCAACCATGCCAGGCGTGCTGCACGACATCGCCTGGCGCGCAATGCAAGTCCACGGTGCGCTCGGTGTCAGCAATGAGATGCCGCTGTTCAGGATGATCCATGGTGCGGCCGCTATGGGACTGGTCGACGGCCCAACCGAGGTGCACAAGACAACCGTCGCACGCCAAGTCCTGCGCGACCACGCCCCTAGCGAAGGTATGTGGCCCAGCGAATGGATTCCGGCCAAGCTCGACGCCGCCCGTAAAAAGTTGGCCGAATACCTAGAACTCGAGATCGGGAACGCCTGA